A single window of Bacteroidales bacterium DNA harbors:
- a CDS encoding sulfatase-like hydrolase/transferase, whose product MKKTIFLIIKLTLFWLLLFALQHTIFLIYNYHELKDIPPGLILSSYYFALGMDISASAYLLVFPGFLLIATLFIKKNNILIKSIHIINILLIIICIIIGISDTGLYSVWGTKINSKALSYLAYPKEAIISFAAVPYWILISIMIIEGAVLIFIYKRIFRPGYLAPIKFIYKIIFSIVLLFSIFTAMRGGWQKYPINKSWVYFSKYPVLNYSALNGFWNFMEIIVKPGIKENPYRYFTKAKADSIVNAMQTASNDSTEMILTTTRPNIVLIMMESVSAECVESLGGIPGIMPGIDSLIKNGLNFNNFYANGFRTEQGLISLLSNFPAQPQTTIMRNFGKFDKLPNLARILGDKGYSENYYYSGNLVFANQDSYIKLSGFTHILDKDNYTWNRSTDWGAYDEELFACHLKEAEKDPQPFFSIIMTSTNHEPFNADVEKIFKGKSEADDYKNTAHYTDKCLSEYLQKAKTKSWYNNTLFIITADHAHTYPKKRGANEAERHHIPFVLYGNVLKSEYKGKTFEKIGSQIDLPAMLLSQLKIPYKPFEKSKNIFNKYSPGFAFYTFDNGFGIITSQQIIVYDHNLGQVVYRKNKLSPAADEEITNQGKAYLQVLLDEYIGFNN is encoded by the coding sequence ATGAAAAAAACCATTTTCCTTATCATAAAACTAACTTTATTCTGGCTGCTTCTGTTTGCCCTGCAACACACTATTTTTCTTATTTATAATTATCATGAATTAAAAGATATTCCTCCCGGATTAATTTTAAGCTCTTATTATTTTGCATTGGGAATGGATATTTCAGCTTCGGCGTACCTCTTAGTATTTCCAGGATTTTTACTTATAGCAACACTTTTTATCAAAAAGAATAATATACTTATTAAAAGTATTCACATCATCAATATTCTGCTAATAATCATCTGTATTATAATTGGTATTTCCGACACAGGATTATATTCTGTATGGGGAACAAAAATTAACAGCAAAGCATTATCATACCTGGCATATCCGAAAGAAGCCATTATATCTTTCGCAGCGGTACCCTATTGGATATTAATAAGCATAATGATTATTGAAGGAGCTGTTTTGATATTTATTTATAAAAGAATTTTCAGACCCGGATATTTAGCTCCAATTAAATTTATATATAAAATAATATTTTCGATAGTTCTTTTATTCTCTATATTTACGGCTATGCGCGGTGGATGGCAAAAATATCCTATAAATAAAAGCTGGGTATATTTTTCAAAATATCCTGTACTGAATTATTCTGCATTAAATGGGTTCTGGAATTTTATGGAAATAATTGTAAAACCCGGAATCAAAGAAAATCCTTATCGGTATTTTACAAAAGCAAAAGCAGATTCCATAGTAAATGCAATGCAAACCGCTTCCAACGATTCAACAGAAATGATACTCACTACTACCCGGCCAAATATTGTTTTAATAATGATGGAAAGTGTAAGCGCTGAATGTGTCGAATCACTTGGCGGAATTCCGGGTATAATGCCCGGAATAGACAGCCTCATAAAAAACGGGTTGAATTTTAATAATTTTTACGCTAATGGTTTTCGTACTGAACAAGGATTAATTTCTTTACTAAGCAATTTCCCGGCTCAGCCTCAGACAACGATCATGAGGAACTTCGGGAAATTCGACAAACTTCCAAACCTTGCAAGAATACTGGGCGATAAAGGTTATTCTGAAAATTATTATTATTCAGGAAACCTTGTTTTTGCAAACCAGGACTCTTATATAAAACTATCAGGATTCACACATATTTTAGACAAGGACAATTACACATGGAACCGAAGCACCGACTGGGGAGCCTATGACGAAGAATTGTTTGCATGCCATCTGAAAGAAGCAGAAAAAGATCCGCAACCTTTTTTCTCAATCATTATGACCAGTACGAATCATGAACCTTTTAATGCGGATGTAGAAAAAATATTTAAAGGAAAATCCGAAGCCGACGATTATAAAAATACTGCGCATTATACGGATAAATGTCTTTCTGAATATTTACAAAAAGCAAAAACAAAATCATGGTATAATAATACACTATTCATTATTACTGCTGATCATGCTCACACTTACCCGAAAAAGAGAGGCGCTAACGAAGCCGAAAGGCACCATATTCCTTTTGTGTTATACGGCAATGTTCTAAAATCGGAATACAAAGGAAAAACTTTTGAGAAAATTGGCTCTCAGATCGATTTACCAGCAATGCTGCTTTCACAATTAAAAATTCCATATAAGCCATTTGAAAAAAGTAAAAATATATTCAATAAATATTCACCCGGTTTCGCTTTCTACACATTCGACAATGGCTTCGGAATTATTACCTCTCAGCAAATCATTGTTTACGATCATAATTTGGGACAAGTTGTTTATCGCAAAAATAAATTATCACCTGCCGCTGATGAAGAAATCACCAACCAGGGAAAAGCATACCTGCAAGTTTTGCTTGATGAATATATCGGGTTTAATAACTAA
- a CDS encoding membrane dipeptidase: MNNCFADIHCHPAMQPYANAFPDKGSQQTKMDLIQSVDIYDNRSLWYYNPPTFKEKLLRDILGVTRYSQSDLTTLMKGNVRLIYSSLYPIEKGFFINRLGTGEASNEIKEFFSGLHDNRIEYVIEKTDYFSDLCSEYDFLKQKSGADVIIDNKTCNYVLVKNASEMDQALNDNDKFSIAVVNTIEGLHSFGIGLHKEVPYSSRSFLDNIVTAKKWEHPPLFVTYTHHFYNQLCGHCESLQKVSLLIDQKMGTGNNFNFTPFGLDVFDTLFNKTDGKRMLIDIKHMSKTTRERYYQILGTKYKQENIPIIVSHAAVTGNGDPLFCNDDINFDDEEIIKIKESYGLFGIMLEKNRIADKNALPDFTENIFAGKKMWSKLIWDQIQHIAETIDKAGIDGAWDIQCIGSDYDGIINPINYFITAEDMNDLSVHLIKHAEKYMENEGEKLRTGNKLLPNDIIDKVMFRNAYYFAVNNY; encoded by the coding sequence ATGAACAATTGTTTTGCCGATATACATTGCCACCCTGCAATGCAGCCATACGCGAATGCGTTTCCTGATAAGGGAAGCCAGCAAACAAAAATGGATCTTATTCAATCAGTCGATATTTATGATAACAGAAGTTTGTGGTATTATAACCCTCCAACATTTAAAGAAAAATTATTAAGGGATATTCTTGGAGTAACAAGATATTCACAATCCGATCTTACAACATTGATGAAGGGAAATGTCCGATTAATTTATTCTTCATTATATCCTATTGAAAAAGGCTTTTTCATAAACAGGCTGGGAACAGGAGAAGCATCAAATGAAATTAAAGAATTTTTCAGCGGCTTACACGATAACAGGATAGAATATGTTATTGAAAAGACAGATTATTTTTCGGATCTATGTTCAGAATACGACTTCCTGAAACAGAAAAGTGGTGCAGATGTTATCATTGATAATAAAACATGCAATTATGTTTTAGTAAAAAATGCGAGTGAAATGGATCAGGCTTTAAATGATAATGATAAATTTTCCATTGCTGTCGTGAATACCATTGAAGGGCTGCACTCCTTTGGTATAGGTCTTCACAAAGAAGTGCCCTATTCTTCCAGATCATTTTTAGATAATATTGTTACCGCAAAAAAATGGGAACATCCTCCATTATTTGTTACATACACCCATCATTTCTACAACCAGCTTTGCGGACATTGTGAGAGTTTACAAAAAGTAAGTCTGCTTATCGACCAGAAAATGGGGACAGGAAATAATTTCAATTTCACACCTTTTGGCCTGGATGTATTCGATACATTGTTTAACAAAACTGATGGCAAAAGAATGCTGATCGACATCAAGCACATGAGCAAAACTACCAGGGAACGATATTATCAAATTCTTGGAACAAAATACAAACAGGAAAACATTCCCATTATAGTAAGTCATGCAGCAGTCACAGGCAATGGCGATCCATTGTTCTGCAATGATGATATAAATTTTGATGATGAAGAAATAATTAAAATAAAAGAATCATACGGACTTTTCGGAATCATGCTTGAAAAAAACAGGATAGCCGATAAAAACGCATTGCCTGATTTTACTGAAAATATATTTGCAGGAAAAAAAATGTGGAGCAAATTAATATGGGATCAAATACAGCATATTGCAGAAACCATTGATAAAGCAGGCATTGATGGAGCATGGGATATTCAATGTATTGGCAGCGATTACGACGGTATCATTAACCCTATAAATTATTTTATCACAGCCGAAGACATGAATGACCTGTCAGTGCATTTAATAAAACATGCCGAAAAGTATATGGAAAACGAAGGCGAAAAACTTCGCACGGGAAATAAATTGCTCCCTAATGATATTATTGACAAAGTAATGTTTCGTAATGCATATTATTTTGCTGTCAACAACTATTAA